In one Catenovulum adriaticum genomic region, the following are encoded:
- the ahcY gene encoding adenosylhomocysteinase, whose product MTDYKVADISLADYGRKELKIAESEMPALMAIRAKYRDEQPLKGAKILGCIHMTIQTGVLIETLVELGAEVRWSSCNIFSTQDHAAAAIADSGVPVFAWKGETEEEYIWCIEQTITKDGKPWDANMVLDDGGDLTEILHKNYPELLANIHGVTEETTTGVHRLQEMLAKGELKVPAINVNDAVTKSKNDNKYGCRHSLNDAIKRATDHLLSGKKALVIGYGDVGKGSAQSLRQEGMIVSVTEADPICAMQACMDGFEVVSTYNDGINTGKLEDINTALLAKTDLIVTTTGNYNVCDSNVLQSLKSSAVVCNIGHFDNEIDTAFMRKNWRWEEVKPQVHQIYRSDNENDFLILLSEGRLVNLGNATGHPSRIMDGSFANQVLAQIHLFKEKFADLPAADKTAAITVEVLPKQLDEEVAAYMVKGFGGVVTQLTKEQAEYIGVTVEGPFKPDTYRY is encoded by the coding sequence ATGACAGATTACAAAGTAGCGGATATCAGCCTAGCTGATTACGGCCGTAAAGAACTTAAAATTGCAGAAAGCGAAATGCCAGCACTAATGGCTATTCGAGCTAAATATCGAGATGAGCAACCTTTAAAAGGCGCAAAAATTTTAGGTTGTATTCACATGACCATTCAAACGGGTGTGTTAATTGAAACTTTAGTTGAACTAGGCGCTGAAGTACGCTGGTCATCATGTAATATCTTTTCAACTCAAGATCATGCCGCAGCAGCTATTGCAGATTCTGGTGTGCCTGTTTTTGCTTGGAAAGGTGAAACTGAAGAAGAGTATATTTGGTGTATTGAGCAAACCATTACTAAAGATGGCAAGCCTTGGGACGCTAACATGGTGCTAGATGACGGTGGTGATTTAACTGAAATCTTACATAAAAATTACCCTGAGCTATTAGCTAATATCCACGGTGTGACAGAAGAAACCACAACGGGTGTTCATCGTTTGCAAGAAATGTTAGCCAAAGGTGAGTTAAAAGTACCGGCTATTAATGTTAATGATGCCGTAACTAAATCTAAAAACGATAACAAATACGGTTGTCGTCATAGCTTAAATGATGCGATTAAACGTGCGACTGACCATTTATTGTCGGGCAAAAAAGCGCTTGTTATTGGTTATGGTGATGTAGGTAAAGGTTCTGCTCAAAGTTTACGTCAAGAAGGCATGATAGTGTCTGTAACAGAAGCGGATCCAATTTGTGCAATGCAAGCTTGTATGGATGGTTTTGAAGTTGTTTCTACCTACAACGATGGTATCAACACAGGTAAACTTGAAGATATTAATACCGCATTATTAGCGAAAACAGATTTAATTGTTACCACAACAGGTAACTATAATGTTTGCGACTCGAATGTTTTACAATCGTTAAAATCAAGCGCAGTGGTATGTAATATTGGTCATTTTGACAATGAAATTGATACTGCATTTATGCGTAAAAACTGGCGCTGGGAAGAAGTTAAACCTCAAGTTCACCAGATATATCGTAGCGACAATGAAAACGATTTCTTAATTTTATTATCAGAAGGTCGTCTAGTTAATTTAGGTAATGCGACAGGCCACCCATCACGTATTATGGATGGTTCTTTTGCAAACCAAGTTTTAGCACAAATTCATTTATTCAAAGAAAAATTTGCGGATTTACCAGCAGCTGATAAAACAGCCGCTATTACCGTTGAAGTTTTACCTAAACAATTAGATGAAGAAGTTGCAGCTTATATGGTTAAAGGCTTTGGTGGCGTGGTAACACAGTTAACCAAGGAGCAAGCTGAATATATTGGCGTTACTGTTGAAGGTCCGTTTAAACCAGATACTTATCGCTACTAA
- a CDS encoding adenosine kinase, whose translation MRKYQVYGLGNALVDQEFEVTNEFLAANKIEKGFMTLLDEAQHIDLLNNLTQEFGLIKRVGGGSAANSMVAISQFGGSTFYACKVGDDETGEFYSANLKQAGVHNRVSELNLTGQTGKCMVMVTPDAERTMNTYLGITADLSENELFIDELGDADYLYIEGYLVPSDTARQAIAKAKQQAKQQGCKIAVTFSDPSMVKYFKAGVEEVLGTDPVDILFCNEEEALTFTGETELGKAADALLKRAKQVAITRGANGASIYSESGVITAESPKVTAVDSNGAGDMFAGAYLYAISQNWTVQKAASFACAAAAKVVTQFGPRISEAEQQSILTEFKA comes from the coding sequence ATGCGTAAATATCAGGTATACGGCTTAGGCAATGCTTTAGTTGATCAGGAATTTGAAGTAACAAATGAATTTTTAGCTGCTAACAAAATTGAAAAAGGGTTCATGACTTTATTAGATGAAGCGCAGCATATTGATTTGTTAAATAATTTAACTCAAGAATTTGGGTTAATTAAACGTGTTGGCGGTGGTTCAGCGGCCAATAGCATGGTGGCTATCTCACAATTTGGTGGGTCAACTTTTTATGCTTGTAAAGTAGGCGATGATGAAACCGGTGAGTTTTATTCTGCAAACTTAAAACAAGCTGGTGTGCATAACCGTGTCTCTGAGCTTAATTTAACCGGCCAAACGGGTAAGTGTATGGTCATGGTGACGCCCGATGCAGAGCGCACTATGAATACGTATTTGGGTATTACTGCAGACTTATCTGAAAATGAATTATTTATTGATGAGCTAGGTGACGCGGATTATTTATATATTGAAGGTTATTTAGTGCCTTCTGATACCGCTCGCCAAGCTATAGCCAAAGCTAAGCAGCAAGCTAAGCAGCAAGGCTGTAAAATAGCGGTCACTTTTTCAGACCCTTCAATGGTAAAATACTTTAAAGCAGGTGTAGAAGAAGTATTAGGAACTGATCCGGTTGACATTTTATTCTGTAATGAAGAAGAAGCATTAACTTTTACCGGTGAAACTGAATTAGGTAAAGCAGCTGATGCTTTATTAAAACGCGCAAAACAAGTGGCTATCACCCGTGGCGCAAATGGTGCCAGCATTTACAGCGAATCAGGTGTTATTACGGCAGAGTCACCTAAAGTGACAGCGGTTGATAGTAACGGTGCGGGTGACATGTTTGCAGGTGCTTATTTATACGCTATTAGCCAGAACTGGACAGTGCAAAAAGCCGCTAGCTTTGCCTGCGCAGCCGCTGCTAAAGTTGTTACGCAATTTGGCCCACGAATTAGTGAAGCTGAGCAACAAAGTATACTGACCGAATTTAAAGCATAA
- a CDS encoding cobalamin biosynthesis protein CobD/CbiB → MTPYLAEFADLPDFVIRVAIILVALVLNWRLPIAKRYHPIYFFQQVAERLADKVHPDPDRHKKQLLISGLLAMLSAVLPVVIIFYLFLPLVEFPWFIDLLVVWGCLGNQECQQANLKIYLALTNNQKFLARDRLSDWVLRDTQNLSELGIIKASIESQTLRSGYYYHAIIFWYLLAGPVWLLAFRLLLELNTSWNAKILRFSDFGKPTQLLLHILAWLPLRLFAFILVLGSGVNRAKQSVKTYKSSWLYTNNLWPLAAVSQTLKAQLGGAVSYAGNKTRRPQLNQYRAVSQSDMLKVDKILRRSQQIWLIIIVITASLVMIGHRFFSW, encoded by the coding sequence GTGACTCCGTATCTAGCTGAATTTGCAGATTTACCCGATTTTGTCATTCGAGTGGCTATTATCTTAGTTGCTTTAGTGCTGAACTGGCGTTTGCCAATTGCTAAACGATATCATCCAATTTATTTTTTTCAGCAAGTAGCAGAGCGTCTAGCCGATAAAGTTCATCCTGATCCTGACAGACATAAGAAGCAGTTACTTATATCTGGTTTATTAGCCATGTTGTCAGCTGTCTTGCCTGTCGTGATCATTTTTTATTTATTTTTGCCTTTGGTTGAGTTTCCGTGGTTTATTGATTTATTAGTCGTTTGGGGTTGTTTAGGTAATCAAGAATGTCAGCAAGCTAATTTAAAAATTTATCTTGCGTTAACTAACAATCAAAAATTTTTAGCCCGCGACCGGCTTAGCGACTGGGTATTACGAGATACTCAAAATTTATCAGAGCTAGGTATTATTAAGGCCAGTATTGAAAGTCAAACGTTAAGAAGCGGCTATTACTATCACGCGATTATATTTTGGTATTTATTAGCCGGCCCTGTTTGGTTATTAGCTTTTAGGTTGTTGTTAGAGCTCAATACCAGTTGGAATGCTAAAATTTTACGTTTTAGTGATTTTGGCAAACCTACGCAGTTACTGTTACATATTTTAGCTTGGCTACCGTTGCGTTTATTTGCTTTTATTTTAGTTTTAGGTTCAGGGGTAAACCGAGCAAAACAAAGTGTTAAAACCTATAAAAGTAGCTGGCTTTATACTAACAATTTATGGCCATTGGCAGCCGTGTCTCAAACTTTAAAAGCACAGTTGGGTGGGGCAGTCAGCTATGCCGGTAATAAAACCCGCCGGCCTCAACTCAATCAATATAGGGCCGTTTCGCAAAGCGATATGCTCAAAGTTGATAAAATTTTACGTCGTTCACAACAGATCTGGTTGATAATCATTGTAATTACCGCCAGCCTCGTTATGATCGGTCATCGTTTTTTTTCATGGTAA
- the mtnN gene encoding 5'-methylthioadenosine/S-adenosylhomocysteine nucleosidase, with protein MTKASKIAVIGAMEQEVAILREQLNDRQVEVHGPCIIYTGRIDQHEIVLVQSGVGKTAAAMATTLLLDNHHPDIVLNTGSAGGFASDLNVGDLVISNQVRHHDVDLTAFGFEIGQGFGFPAAFDSDPALIKRAQRAADLQPELQTKIGLICSGDSFMACPDKVLIARQNFTDMIAVEMEAASIAQVCAQFNTPFVVVRALSDIAGKESRGSFDSFLAQAAQHSSQLVLDFIRLGE; from the coding sequence ATGACTAAAGCCTCAAAAATAGCTGTAATTGGCGCAATGGAACAAGAAGTCGCCATTTTGCGAGAACAATTAAATGACCGCCAAGTTGAAGTTCACGGGCCTTGTATAATTTATACCGGTCGAATTGATCAGCACGAAATTGTATTAGTGCAAAGCGGTGTTGGTAAGACGGCTGCTGCGATGGCAACCACTTTGCTATTGGATAATCATCACCCTGATATTGTTTTAAACACAGGCTCAGCCGGCGGTTTTGCGAGCGATTTAAATGTAGGCGATTTGGTGATTTCAAATCAGGTTCGCCATCATGATGTTGATTTAACCGCGTTTGGTTTTGAAATAGGACAAGGCTTTGGTTTTCCGGCAGCGTTTGATTCAGATCCAGCGTTAATTAAACGAGCTCAGCGAGCGGCTGATCTACAGCCTGAACTGCAAACTAAAATTGGACTTATTTGCTCAGGCGACAGCTTTATGGCTTGCCCTGACAAAGTTTTAATCGCCCGTCAAAATTTTACAGACATGATAGCGGTGGAAATGGAAGCTGCCTCAATTGCCCAAGTTTGTGCCCAATTTAATACGCCTTTTGTGGTGGTTAGAGCTTTATCTGATATCGCGGGGAAAGAGTCACGTGGCAGTTTTGATAGTTTTTTAGCGCAAGCTGCGCAACATTCATCTCAGTTAGTTCTTGACTTTATTAGGTTAGGTGAGTGA
- the tnpA gene encoding IS66 family insertion sequence element accessory protein TnpA, whose protein sequence is MQTNRTQQWLDLIRQQPSSGLNIQDFCLQNNLATSTFYKYLKQLTAQSSFSKVTIQAEQVTHQNMAEPESIF, encoded by the coding sequence ATGCAGACTAATCGAACACAACAATGGCTGGATTTAATTCGCCAGCAACCGAGCTCTGGCTTAAACATTCAAGATTTTTGTCTGCAAAATAACTTAGCGACATCTACTTTTTATAAATACCTAAAGCAGCTAACGGCCCAATCTAGCTTCAGCAAAGTAACGATTCAAGCTGAACAAGTAACTCATCAGAATATGGCTGAGCCCGAATCTATTTTTTAA